Proteins encoded by one window of Elaeis guineensis isolate ETL-2024a chromosome 12, EG11, whole genome shotgun sequence:
- the LOC105034136 gene encoding uncharacterized protein, protein MLSLLASSSPFSPPLPPALENLPSYSSDSNHHHHSSTSLLSIVAILVFVFVASASIHLLLRFLSRSSSSSSSSSSSSSSSSPSDQDCSGLIASLPPFSLAAGTPESSPDCAVCLSRLRPDDDLRLLPACHHAFHSPCIAAWLCSNPSCPLCRSAILLPPPPPLPPPSATSATLLHRDDHPAPAPPLPARPSSLGPSVDQLEAAKMAEAEGPASGVARGWLTEYVDRLASSASSSFSSMGSHRFGGGGDGWDLGGDAGTSGGDGRSASYRWSTGACS, encoded by the coding sequence ATGCTCTCCCTTCTCGCCTCCTCCTCTCCATTCTCGCCGCCGCTTCCACCAGCACTCGAGAATCTACCATCGTATTCGTCGGACTCCAACCACCACCACCACTCCTCCACCAGCCTCCTCAGCATCGTTGCCATCCTCGTCTTCGTCTTCGTCGCCTCCGCGTCCATCCACCTCCTCCTCCGCTTCCTCTCCCGCTCCTCGtcctcgtcctcctcctcctcctcctcatcatcatcatcatcaccgTCCGATCAAGATTGTAGCGGCTTGATTGCCTCCCTCCCACCCTTCTCCCTCGCTGCCGGCACCCCCGAGTCCTCCCCGGACTGCGCCGTCTGCCTCTCCCGCCTCCGCCCCGACGACGATCTCCGCCTCCTCCCTGCCTGCCACCATGCGTTCCACTCCCCCTGCATTGCCGCCTGGCTCTGCTCCAACCCCTCCTGCCCTCTCTGCCGCTCCGCCATCCTtcttccccctccccctcccctgcCGCCACCATCCGCCACCTCCGCAACCCTCCTCCACCGCGACGACCACCCTGCGCCCGCACCCCCGCTTCCCGCGCGTCCATCTTCTTTGGGCCCATCCGTCGACCAACTGGAGGCCGCTAAGATGGCGGAGGCGGAAGGGCCTGCCAGTGGAGTTGCGAGGGGGTGGTTGACGGAGTACGTGGACCGGCTAGCATCGTCGGCGTCGTCATCCTTCTCGTCGATGGGGAGCCACCGATTCGGCGGTGGCGGGGATGGTTGGGATCTTGGGGGGGACGCGGGAACAAGCGGCGGGGACGGCCGCTCCGCCTCCTACCGGTGGTCGACAGGGGCATGTTCGTAA